A genome region from Bradyrhizobium commune includes the following:
- a CDS encoding acyl-CoA dehydrogenase family protein yields the protein MDLNPSDEQRLLRESAERFVAESYDADHRRKMANDPLGFSPSVWKQFAELGWLALPIAEEFGGLSGGAVEIGILMEAFGRGLVSEPYIATVVLGAALIDRCGSTAQKQALLPKIADGSLKLALAHSERAARFDLAKVTSTANRTAQGWRLSGSKIAVLDGHAADEIIVSAQIHDHHGPSGRIGLFLVPAQTPSLAISDYARLGGGRACNIELSDVQLAEDSLLGDDHDALPAIEWAIDRAMAALGAEAVGIMQTLVDTTLEYTKIRKQFGRPLSANQVIRHRLADMAMQVDEARSMALRAALKADSPPVERARAASGAKAKIGKCARFVGEQSIQLHGGMGVTEELEVGAYFKRLVAFDTLFGGSAHHYRRHAELGRTPVLA from the coding sequence ATGGACCTCAATCCCAGTGACGAGCAGCGGCTGCTGCGCGAGAGCGCCGAACGCTTCGTGGCCGAGAGCTACGACGCCGATCATCGCCGCAAAATGGCGAACGACCCGCTCGGCTTCAGCCCGTCGGTGTGGAAGCAGTTCGCCGAGCTCGGCTGGCTGGCGCTGCCGATCGCGGAAGAGTTTGGCGGGCTCAGTGGCGGCGCGGTCGAGATCGGCATTCTAATGGAAGCGTTCGGCCGCGGGTTGGTCTCCGAGCCGTATATCGCGACCGTGGTGCTGGGTGCAGCACTGATCGACAGATGCGGCAGCACGGCGCAGAAGCAGGCGCTGCTGCCGAAGATCGCAGATGGATCGCTGAAGCTCGCGCTCGCGCATTCCGAACGCGCCGCGCGGTTCGATCTCGCGAAGGTTACCAGCACCGCCAACAGGACCGCGCAGGGCTGGCGGCTTTCCGGCAGCAAGATCGCGGTGCTCGACGGTCATGCCGCCGATGAGATCATCGTGTCCGCGCAAATTCACGATCATCATGGGCCGTCGGGACGAATCGGACTGTTCCTGGTGCCGGCGCAGACGCCAAGCCTTGCGATCTCCGACTATGCGCGGCTTGGCGGCGGCCGGGCCTGCAACATCGAGCTGTCGGACGTGCAACTGGCTGAAGATTCCCTGCTCGGCGATGACCACGATGCGCTGCCGGCGATCGAATGGGCGATCGATCGCGCCATGGCCGCGCTCGGCGCGGAGGCCGTCGGCATCATGCAGACGCTGGTCGATACGACGCTGGAATACACCAAGATCCGGAAGCAATTCGGCAGGCCGCTGTCGGCCAACCAGGTGATCCGCCACCGCCTCGCCGACATGGCGATGCAGGTCGACGAGGCGCGCTCGATGGCGCTGCGCGCCGCGCTGAAGGCAGATAGCCCGCCGGTCGAGCGTGCCCGCGCCGCGTCAGGCGCGAAAGCGAAGATCGGCAAATGCGCGCGCTTCGTCGGCGAGCAGTCGATCCAGCTTCACGGCGGCATGGGCGTCACCGAGGAGCTCGAGGTCGGCGCCTATTTCAAGCGCTTGGTCGCCTTCGACACGCTGTTCGGCGGCAGCGCGCATCACTACCGCCGTCATGCCGAGCTTGGCCGCACGCCTGTGCTGGCCTGA
- a CDS encoding acyl-CoA dehydrogenase family protein has protein sequence MDLSFNAEERAFQDEVRGFIARNLTEEMKRATALTPSVFSDPDIGMAWQRALHKQGWGAPGWPVDHGGPDWTPAQRWIFETESARAGVPNVNVMGVKMVGPVIIGFGSPEQKNFYLPRILSGEDYWCQGYSEPGSGSDLSSLKTRAVRDGDDYIINGTKIWTTHAHHANRMFALVRTGEGPRQQDGISFVLIDMKTPGITTRPILTIGGDHEVNQVFFDDVRVPVANRVGEEGKGWTYGKYLLEFERGSGIASAKLREGLKAIAELAESDLTGRAIDSPDIAIRISEVEVDIDALEMTELRVLSALQTGQNPGAVSSILKLRNSEIRQAVTRLGADVIGHDALAVEPMRPLYKLNHEPAVPEEMLTVVPEYLNGRAYTIFGGTSEIQRDIIAKMMLGI, from the coding sequence ATGGATCTGTCCTTCAATGCCGAGGAGCGCGCCTTCCAGGACGAGGTGCGCGGCTTCATCGCCAGAAATCTTACCGAGGAGATGAAGCGCGCGACCGCGCTGACGCCGTCGGTGTTTTCCGATCCCGATATCGGCATGGCCTGGCAGCGCGCGCTGCACAAGCAGGGTTGGGGCGCACCGGGCTGGCCGGTCGACCATGGCGGACCGGACTGGACGCCGGCGCAACGTTGGATCTTCGAGACCGAATCCGCGCGTGCCGGCGTGCCGAATGTCAATGTGATGGGCGTGAAGATGGTGGGGCCCGTCATCATCGGCTTCGGCTCGCCGGAGCAGAAGAACTTCTACCTGCCGCGCATCCTTTCCGGCGAGGACTATTGGTGCCAGGGTTATTCCGAGCCGGGCTCCGGCTCCGATCTCTCCTCGCTGAAGACGCGCGCGGTGCGCGACGGCGACGACTACATCATCAACGGCACAAAAATCTGGACGACGCATGCGCATCACGCCAACCGCATGTTCGCGCTGGTGCGCACCGGCGAGGGGCCGCGGCAGCAGGATGGCATCAGTTTTGTCCTGATCGACATGAAGACGCCGGGGATCACGACGCGGCCGATCCTGACCATCGGCGGTGATCACGAGGTCAACCAGGTGTTCTTCGACGACGTGCGGGTGCCGGTCGCCAACCGCGTCGGCGAGGAGGGCAAGGGCTGGACCTACGGCAAATACCTGCTCGAGTTCGAGCGCGGCTCCGGCATCGCGTCAGCCAAGCTGCGCGAGGGGCTGAAGGCGATTGCGGAGCTGGCTGAATCCGATTTGACCGGACGCGCCATCGACAGCCCCGATATCGCCATCCGTATTTCCGAGGTCGAGGTCGATATCGACGCGCTGGAGATGACCGAGCTGCGCGTACTCTCCGCGCTCCAGACCGGACAAAATCCCGGCGCGGTGTCGTCGATCCTGAAGCTGCGCAACAGCGAGATCCGCCAGGCGGTGACGCGGCTGGGGGCCGACGTGATCGGCCACGACGCACTCGCGGTCGAGCCGATGCGGCCGCTCTACAAGCTCAACCACGAGCCGGCGGTGCCGGAGGAGATGCTGACGGTGGTGCCGGAATATCTCAACGGCCGGGCCTATACGATCTTCGGCGGCACATCGGAGATCCAGCGGGATATCATTGCGAAGATGATGCTGGGGATTTAG
- a CDS encoding xanthine dehydrogenase family protein molybdopterin-binding subunit: protein MNILPGNLRFGAGQPVKRLEDQRLLTGKGQFIDDKPEDGALWLHVLRSPHAHAKIVSIDTGAAAEMPGVTAIYTGADLIKDDVGTIPTLSIFKRPDGKPMTVPPRRLLAHEIVRYTGEAVAAVVASSRAEAQSAAEAIVIEYDVQPAVVDPVEAVMPGAPVVWPDAPDNIVGAMSYGDAAKVDEAFARAAHTVELDLVSQRLVPSAMEPRSTIAEIDKTTGRLLLHVQSQTPASTRDVLAEAVLKRPKDSVRVMVGDIGGGFGQKTNLYPEDGIVAYVATKLNKKIRWRGDRTDEFVGGTHGRDLTSTASFALDEKGKVLAYRVRSIGCTGAYSSGAGNIIPLVLGPFVQTGVYDLPLVHFEIKSVMTHTAPVGAYRGAGRPEAVFIVERLFDAAARKIGMDPRAIRKANYIKPAQLPYTNAAGQVYDSGAFSHMLDRAVKLADWDGFDARKKAAKKKGLLYGRGLTSYIEWTGGRAHTEKVSLHATSQGRVILHSGTMAMGQGLQTTYTQMISDTLGIPLDKIDVVQGDTDLATGFGSVGSRSLFVGGTAVAVSSNDMIQKAREKAANVLETSVEDIEYQGGMLTVVGTDRRISLFDLAEKESGAKLSVDSEGEVDGPSWPNGTHICEVEIDPETGVSRVVRYTTVDDVGVAVNPMLVTGQIHGGVAQGIGQALYEGVSYDADGQLLTASYQDYCIPRADDVPPIVVTLDDSAPCRTNPLGAKGCGESGAIGGPPCVTNGVMDALAELGITQLNTPLTPQKIWKAIMEAKAV, encoded by the coding sequence ATGAACATTCTTCCCGGCAATCTGCGTTTCGGAGCGGGCCAGCCCGTCAAGCGTTTGGAAGACCAGCGGCTGCTTACCGGGAAGGGGCAGTTCATCGACGACAAGCCGGAGGACGGCGCGCTGTGGTTGCACGTGCTGCGCTCGCCGCATGCCCACGCCAAGATCGTCTCGATCGACACCGGCGCGGCAGCCGAGATGCCCGGCGTCACCGCGATCTACACCGGCGCTGACTTGATCAAGGACGACGTCGGCACCATTCCGACCTTGAGCATCTTCAAGCGTCCGGATGGCAAGCCGATGACGGTGCCGCCGCGTCGGCTGCTCGCCCATGAGATCGTGCGCTACACCGGTGAGGCTGTGGCCGCGGTCGTCGCTTCCTCGCGTGCTGAGGCGCAGAGCGCGGCCGAAGCGATCGTTATTGAGTACGACGTGCAGCCGGCGGTGGTCGATCCGGTTGAGGCCGTGATGCCCGGCGCGCCGGTGGTGTGGCCGGATGCACCCGACAACATCGTCGGAGCGATGAGCTATGGCGATGCCGCCAAGGTAGACGAGGCGTTTGCCCGCGCCGCGCATACCGTCGAGCTCGACCTCGTCAGCCAGCGCCTTGTTCCATCTGCGATGGAGCCACGCTCGACCATTGCCGAGATCGACAAGACAACTGGCCGCTTGTTGCTGCATGTGCAGTCACAGACCCCGGCCTCGACCCGCGACGTGCTGGCTGAGGCCGTGCTGAAGCGTCCGAAGGACAGCGTGCGTGTGATGGTCGGCGACATCGGCGGCGGCTTTGGCCAGAAGACCAACCTTTATCCCGAGGACGGCATCGTCGCCTATGTCGCGACCAAGCTGAACAAGAAGATCCGCTGGCGCGGCGATCGCACCGACGAGTTTGTCGGCGGCACTCACGGCCGCGATCTCACCTCGACCGCGTCCTTCGCACTGGACGAGAAGGGCAAGGTGCTGGCCTATCGGGTCAGGTCGATAGGTTGCACCGGCGCGTATTCCTCGGGTGCGGGCAACATCATTCCGCTGGTACTTGGGCCGTTCGTGCAGACCGGCGTCTATGATCTCCCGCTGGTGCATTTCGAGATCAAGTCGGTGATGACCCACACCGCGCCGGTCGGCGCCTATCGCGGCGCGGGCCGCCCTGAAGCGGTGTTCATCGTTGAGCGCCTGTTCGACGCAGCCGCGCGAAAAATTGGCATGGATCCGCGCGCGATCCGCAAGGCAAACTACATCAAGCCGGCGCAGCTCCCCTACACCAACGCGGCGGGCCAGGTTTACGATTCCGGGGCCTTCAGCCACATGCTCGACCGCGCCGTCAAGCTTGCCGATTGGGACGGCTTTGACGCGCGCAAGAAGGCGGCGAAGAAGAAGGGCCTGCTCTATGGCCGTGGGCTTACCTCCTATATCGAATGGACCGGCGGCCGCGCCCACACCGAGAAGGTCAGCCTGCACGCGACCTCGCAGGGTCGTGTCATCCTGCACTCTGGCACCATGGCGATGGGGCAGGGGCTGCAGACCACCTACACCCAGATGATCTCGGACACGCTTGGCATTCCCCTCGACAAGATCGACGTCGTGCAGGGCGACACCGATCTCGCCACGGGTTTTGGCAGCGTCGGCTCGCGCTCGCTATTCGTTGGCGGCACGGCCGTGGCCGTCTCCTCCAACGACATGATCCAGAAGGCGCGCGAGAAGGCGGCGAACGTGCTCGAGACCTCGGTCGAGGACATCGAATATCAGGGCGGCATGCTGACGGTGGTCGGCACCGACCGCCGCATCAGCCTTTTCGATCTCGCCGAGAAGGAGAGCGGGGCAAAGCTCAGCGTCGATTCCGAAGGCGAGGTCGACGGACCGAGCTGGCCGAACGGCACGCATATCTGCGAGGTCGAGATCGATCCTGAGACCGGCGTCTCCCGCGTCGTGCGCTACACGACCGTTGACGACGTCGGCGTCGCCGTAAATCCGATGCTGGTCACCGGCCAGATCCATGGCGGCGTCGCGCAGGGCATCGGCCAGGCGCTGTACGAGGGCGTCTCCTATGACGCCGACGGCCAGCTCCTCACCGCAAGCTATCAGGACTACTGCATCCCGCGCGCCGATGACGTTCCGCCGATCGTGGTGACGCTGGATGATTCCGCGCCCTGCCGCACCAATCCGCTCGGCGCCAAGGGCTGCGGCGAATCCGGCGCCATCGGCGGTCCGCCCTGCGTCACCAACGGCGTGATGGACGCGCTCGCCGAGCTCGGCATCACCCAGCTCAACACGCCGCTGACGCCGCAGAAGATCTGGAAGGCGATCATGGAGGCGAAGGCTGTATAG
- a CDS encoding dihydrodipicolinate synthase family protein produces MAEFRGVFPYLVSPVDADGAVLTKVLGQLCEDLIGAGVHGLTPLGSTGEFAYLSAAQRMAIVQTAIETAKSRVPVVAGVASTSTADAVAQAKAYQQLGADGILAILEAYFPLADAQVESYFRSIADAVDIPVVIYTNPQFQRSDLTLDVITRLAEHPRIGYIKDASTNTGRLLSIMNRCGDALRVFSASAHIPAAVMLIGGLGWMAGPACIIPRQSVALYDLCKAGRWDEAMGLQRRLWRINEAFARFNLAACIKAGLTIQGYDVGEPVPPQAALTADARKVVEAALRELA; encoded by the coding sequence ATGGCTGAATTTCGCGGCGTCTTTCCCTATCTGGTCTCGCCCGTCGATGCCGATGGCGCAGTGCTCACGAAGGTGCTCGGGCAACTCTGCGAGGATCTGATCGGGGCCGGCGTGCACGGGCTGACGCCGCTCGGCTCGACCGGCGAGTTCGCCTATCTCAGCGCCGCGCAGCGCATGGCGATCGTACAGACCGCGATCGAGACTGCGAAGAGCCGCGTGCCGGTCGTGGCCGGCGTCGCCTCGACCTCGACGGCGGACGCGGTGGCGCAGGCAAAGGCCTATCAGCAGCTCGGCGCCGACGGCATTCTGGCGATCCTGGAAGCCTATTTCCCGCTCGCCGACGCCCAGGTCGAATCCTACTTCCGCAGCATTGCCGACGCCGTGGACATTCCCGTCGTCATCTACACCAATCCGCAATTCCAGCGTTCGGACCTGACCCTCGATGTCATCACGCGCCTCGCCGAGCATCCGCGCATCGGCTACATCAAGGATGCCTCGACCAACACCGGCCGGCTGCTCTCGATCATGAATCGCTGCGGCGATGCCTTGCGCGTGTTCTCGGCCTCCGCCCATATCCCGGCCGCGGTGATGCTGATTGGTGGGCTCGGCTGGATGGCAGGACCGGCCTGCATCATTCCGCGCCAGAGCGTCGCCCTCTATGACCTCTGCAAGGCCGGCCGCTGGGACGAGGCCATGGGCCTCCAGCGCAGGCTGTGGCGGATCAACGAGGCCTTCGCCCGCTTCAACCTCGCGGCCTGTATCAAGGCCGGTTTGACCATCCAGGGCTATGACGTCGGCGAACCCGTGCCGCCACAGGCCGCGCTGACGGCTGATGCGCGCAAGGTGGTCGAGGCGGCCCTGCGGGAGCTCGCCTAG
- a CDS encoding transporter, protein MAIALCPGMAQAGECPSPQSEIATDRPDVTNSSLVVPTGSVQSENGFNTSGQSAGKGFDGSNSRLRFGVAPCLEVLVDIPSYVGRLTGAVDTGFTNVTPAAKWQVSGLPEPANLSLVFGVGLPTGTQAITGAGLQPYVQVPWSYELGGGWGISGMITSFFRPSDLASRQTSEATFVIERKVTERLALFVEYVGDTPSRGANTSLLNVGGGYLLNRTGQVDFHLAFGLNRNSPDYIIGVGYSYRWDNVLGTAARPVLRH, encoded by the coding sequence TTGGCAATTGCCCTGTGTCCCGGCATGGCGCAGGCCGGCGAATGCCCATCGCCGCAATCGGAGATCGCGACCGATCGTCCCGACGTGACCAATTCCAGCCTCGTCGTGCCCACAGGCAGCGTCCAGAGCGAGAACGGGTTCAACACCTCCGGCCAAAGCGCCGGCAAGGGATTTGATGGCAGCAACAGCCGCCTCCGGTTCGGTGTCGCGCCATGCCTCGAAGTACTTGTCGACATCCCGAGCTATGTCGGCCGGCTGACGGGCGCGGTCGACACCGGTTTCACCAATGTAACCCCCGCCGCGAAATGGCAGGTCAGCGGACTGCCCGAGCCAGCCAACCTCTCACTGGTGTTCGGCGTCGGCCTGCCGACCGGCACGCAAGCGATCACCGGCGCGGGTTTGCAGCCTTATGTGCAAGTCCCCTGGTCCTATGAGCTCGGCGGCGGCTGGGGCATCAGCGGCATGATCACGAGCTTCTTTCGCCCATCGGATCTCGCCAGCCGCCAGACCAGCGAAGCGACCTTCGTGATCGAGCGGAAGGTCACCGAAAGACTGGCCCTGTTCGTCGAATATGTCGGTGACACTCCCTCGCGCGGCGCGAACACGTCGCTGCTTAATGTCGGCGGCGGCTATCTCCTGAACCGGACCGGGCAAGTCGACTTCCATCTGGCGTTCGGCCTCAACCGCAATTCGCCGGATTACATTATCGGTGTCGGCTATTCCTACCGCTGGGACAATGTCCTGGGCACGGCCGCAAGGCCGGTACTTCGGCATTAG
- a CDS encoding heavy metal-binding domain-containing protein: MLIVTTENVANHRVVRTLGQCFGIVVRSRGLGGNIVAGLRSIVGGEIPEYTRLLEDARRHAIDRLVENATAMGANAIVMMRFDSAEIGQTMSEIVAYGTAVVIEPVSR, translated from the coding sequence ATGTTGATCGTCACCACCGAGAACGTCGCGAACCACCGCGTGGTCCGGACGCTGGGCCAGTGCTTTGGCATCGTCGTCCGCAGCCGCGGGCTTGGCGGCAATATCGTTGCCGGCCTGCGCTCCATCGTCGGCGGCGAGATTCCGGAATATACGCGGCTTCTGGAGGACGCGCGCCGCCACGCCATCGATCGCCTGGTCGAGAACGCCACCGCGATGGGCGCCAACGCGATCGTGATGATGCGGTTCGATTCCGCCGAGATCGGCCAGACCATGAGCGAGATCGTCGCCTACGGGACGGCCGTCGTCATCGAGCCGGTGTCACGCTAG
- a CDS encoding VOC family protein has protein sequence MTIDLTRRTLLHLAGATSLAAAAAAAARAEGNPQGGGPTYASRTPMRVGMVTLRVKNLDTVADYYRDVIGLTVMERSATAAKLGTAGITLLVLEARPDAAIEPRNAAGLYHTAFLTPTRKDLARWLVHAASHRVPLTGFADHLVSESVYLDDPEGNGIEVYADRDPSQWQWSEGSVKMATDELNIPDLLSLTNPRIPDYAKAPDGMRVGHMHLRVGDLAEAERFYHGTVGLDPTRKRNGAAFLSSGRYHHHLGMNVWQSQGAGQRDEQTTGLAWFSLVTAKQDILAAQEERLRKGGTTVTTLADGVEAIDPWGTRVRLLKV, from the coding sequence ATGACCATCGATCTCACCCGCCGCACCTTGCTTCATCTCGCCGGCGCGACCTCGCTCGCTGCGGCCGCCGCAGCCGCGGCACGCGCCGAGGGGAATCCGCAAGGCGGCGGTCCGACCTACGCCAGCCGCACCCCGATGCGGGTCGGCATGGTCACGCTCCGGGTGAAAAATCTCGATACGGTGGCCGATTACTACCGCGACGTGATCGGGCTCACCGTGATGGAGCGCTCGGCGACCGCCGCGAAGCTCGGCACTGCCGGCATCACGCTGCTCGTGCTGGAGGCGCGTCCCGATGCCGCGATCGAGCCGCGCAACGCCGCCGGCCTCTACCACACCGCGTTCCTGACGCCGACGCGCAAGGACCTCGCGCGCTGGCTGGTGCATGCGGCCTCGCATCGCGTGCCGCTCACGGGCTTTGCCGATCATCTCGTCAGCGAATCCGTCTATCTCGACGATCCCGAAGGCAACGGCATCGAGGTCTACGCCGACCGCGATCCCTCGCAATGGCAATGGAGCGAGGGCAGCGTGAAGATGGCGACCGACGAGCTCAATATTCCTGACCTGTTGTCGCTGACCAATCCCCGCATTCCCGACTATGCCAAGGCGCCGGACGGAATGCGCGTCGGCCACATGCATCTGCGTGTCGGCGATCTCGCCGAGGCCGAGCGCTTTTATCACGGCACCGTCGGCCTCGACCCGACCCGCAAGCGCAACGGCGCCGCGTTCCTGTCGTCGGGCCGTTATCATCACCACCTCGGCATGAATGTCTGGCAGAGCCAGGGCGCCGGCCAACGCGACGAGCAGACGACGGGGCTCGCCTGGTTCTCGCTGGTGACGGCGAAGCAGGACATCCTCGCCGCGCAGGAAGAGCGCCTGCGCAAGGGCGGCACGACAGTCACGACGCTTGCGGATGGCGTCGAGGCGATCGATCCCTGGGGAACGCGGGTGCGGCTGCTGAAGGTCTGA
- a CDS encoding S1C family serine protease has translation MTDPTLSSLSSALADVVARAAPSIVSVHSHRSRSTGFVWKQGLIVTADEALADEGEVEIGLADGRSVTATIAGRDHTTDIALLRADTGIAAVKLSATVPALGTLSVVVATNRDAPSATLGMVSTSGKSWRSLRGGDIDARIELDVRLRSSQEGGLALDAGGEAFGMAVLGPRRVLVIPTATIERVAAQLETRGRIARGYLGLGLQPVRLDDGVAAMVMNVDKAGPAAAAGIRQGDVIVAVNDQKLSGVRALVRTLGPATVGTVVDVAVRRGGEPVSFKVTVGERPEA, from the coding sequence ATGACCGACCCCACCCTGTCCTCACTTTCATCCGCGCTCGCGGATGTGGTGGCGCGCGCCGCGCCGTCCATCGTCTCCGTGCACTCGCACCGCTCCCGCTCAACCGGCTTCGTCTGGAAGCAAGGGCTGATCGTCACCGCCGACGAGGCGCTGGCCGATGAGGGTGAGGTCGAGATCGGCCTGGCCGATGGCCGCAGCGTGACCGCCACCATCGCCGGCCGCGACCATACCACCGATATCGCGCTGCTCCGTGCCGATACCGGCATTGCCGCGGTCAAGCTTTCGGCCACCGTCCCGGCTCTCGGCACGCTGTCGGTCGTCGTTGCCACCAACCGCGATGCGCCGAGCGCGACGCTGGGGATGGTGTCGACGTCGGGCAAGAGCTGGCGCTCCCTGCGCGGCGGCGACATCGATGCGCGGATCGAGCTCGACGTCCGCCTGCGTTCAAGCCAGGAAGGCGGCTTGGCGCTCGACGCGGGAGGCGAGGCCTTCGGCATGGCCGTGCTCGGGCCGCGGCGGGTGCTGGTGATTCCAACGGCGACGATCGAGCGCGTCGCGGCCCAGCTCGAGACGCGGGGCCGCATCGCCCGCGGATATCTCGGGCTCGGGCTCCAGCCGGTGCGGCTGGACGACGGCGTCGCCGCCATGGTGATGAATGTCGACAAGGCCGGCCCCGCGGCCGCAGCCGGCATCCGCCAGGGCGACGTGATCGTGGCGGTCAACGACCAAAAACTCTCCGGCGTGCGCGCGCTGGTGCGAACGCTGGGACCGGCGACCGTCGGCACGGTGGTCGATGTCGCGGTGCGCCGCGGCGGTGAGCCCGTCAGCTTCAAGGTCACCGTCGGCGAGAGGCCGGAGGCGTGA
- a CDS encoding response regulator transcription factor: MSDDKTPEIILSLEIDDPALAGRLATLLGSVAGLRLAAPGEQATVTVVARDPRSMPEDIALTQRELDVLALMAEGASNKMIARQLNISVHTVKFHVGSLLDKLDATGRTDAVAHAARRGVIEL, translated from the coding sequence GTGAGCGACGACAAGACGCCCGAGATCATCCTGTCGCTGGAGATCGACGATCCTGCGCTGGCCGGTCGCCTCGCGACACTGCTCGGCAGCGTCGCGGGGCTTCGCCTTGCTGCGCCCGGCGAGCAGGCCACGGTGACCGTGGTCGCCCGCGATCCGCGCAGCATGCCCGAGGACATTGCGCTGACCCAGCGCGAGCTCGACGTGCTGGCGCTGATGGCGGAAGGCGCCTCCAACAAGATGATCGCGCGCCAGCTCAACATCTCCGTCCACACCGTGAAATTCCATGTCGGCTCGCTGCTCGACAAGCTGGATGCCACCGGCCGCACCGATGCGGTCGCACACGCAGCGCGGCGCGGCGTGATCGAGCTCTGA
- a CDS encoding amidohydrolase family protein, with protein MSRLPDIVITNARMRSREIVDIAITDGVITAIGSRLDPGAQSVIDAKGGLVTPAFVNPHLHLCKVWTLPMMSEAALEAYQGGDMTEAAKAIELAAVVKSNYDASWIIPNARRAVALAALHGNLHIRAFADVDTKARLEGVKALLAIREEFRGIVEIQVVAFPQDGLLREPGADDLMRKAMALGADVVGGIPWIEADEQGMRRHIDFCFDLAAEHGADISMLLDDVGDANMRTLDMMARAVIARGVEGRALAHHCRAMALYPKNYLRELMALLGKARISVVSDPHTGPLHARVEELLDADINVALGQDDISDAYYPLGRNNMLEVAFLASHLLWMTKKSELETLYDMITTRAAAAMNLERYGLGLGCDANLVVLDQGDVTEALRFHTPPRIVISHGRVVDMNRMRALAQTTVDA; from the coding sequence ATGTCCCGCCTGCCTGACATCGTCATCACAAATGCCCGGATGCGCAGCCGCGAGATCGTCGATATTGCGATCACCGACGGTGTGATCACGGCGATCGGCAGCCGGCTCGATCCCGGCGCGCAATCCGTCATCGATGCCAAAGGCGGCCTGGTGACGCCGGCCTTCGTCAATCCGCATTTGCATCTCTGCAAGGTCTGGACTTTGCCGATGATGTCGGAGGCTGCGCTCGAGGCCTATCAGGGCGGTGACATGACCGAGGCGGCGAAGGCGATCGAGCTCGCCGCGGTGGTGAAGAGCAATTACGACGCCTCCTGGATCATTCCGAACGCGCGGCGCGCAGTGGCGCTGGCGGCGCTCCACGGCAATCTCCACATCCGCGCCTTCGCCGATGTCGACACCAAGGCGCGGCTCGAAGGCGTCAAGGCGCTGCTTGCGATCCGCGAGGAGTTTCGCGGCATCGTCGAGATCCAGGTCGTCGCCTTTCCGCAGGACGGCCTGTTGCGCGAACCCGGCGCCGACGACCTGATGCGCAAGGCGATGGCGTTAGGCGCCGATGTCGTGGGCGGCATTCCCTGGATCGAGGCCGACGAGCAGGGCATGCGTCGCCATATCGACTTCTGCTTCGACCTCGCGGCCGAGCACGGCGCCGACATTTCGATGCTGCTGGACGATGTCGGCGATGCCAATATGCGCACGCTCGACATGATGGCCCGCGCGGTGATCGCGCGCGGCGTCGAGGGCCGGGCGCTGGCCCATCATTGCCGGGCGATGGCGCTCTATCCCAAGAATTACCTTCGCGAGCTGATGGCCCTGCTCGGGAAGGCCCGCATCAGCGTCGTCAGCGATCCCCACACCGGCCCGCTGCATGCGCGGGTCGAGGAACTGCTCGATGCCGACATCAACGTTGCGCTCGGCCAGGACGACATTTCCGACGCCTATTATCCGCTCGGCCGCAACAACATGCTGGAGGTGGCCTTCCTCGCATCGCACTTGCTGTGGATGACCAAGAAGAGCGAGCTTGAGACCCTCTACGACATGATCACCACGCGCGCTGCGGCTGCGATGAACCTGGAACGCTATGGTCTTGGTCTCGGCTGTGACGCCAATCTGGTCGTCCTCGATCAGGGCGACGTCACCGAGGCGTTGCGCTTCCACACGCCGCCCCGCATCGTCATCAGCCATGGCCGCGTCGTCGATATGAATCGCATGCGCGCGCTGGCACAGACCACCGTCGATGCCTGA